A single window of Flavobacterium aestivum DNA harbors:
- a CDS encoding HesB/IscA family protein yields MIQVSDTAKKKIIDLMKDDGFDAAVDYVRVGVKSGGCSGLSYDLKFDKNKNEDDKIFEDNDIKIAVEKKSFLYLAGTILEFSGGLNGKGFVFNNPNANRTCGCGESFSL; encoded by the coding sequence ATGATACAAGTTTCTGATACTGCCAAAAAGAAAATCATCGATTTGATGAAAGACGATGGTTTTGATGCTGCTGTAGACTACGTAAGAGTAGGAGTAAAAAGCGGCGGATGCTCAGGTTTGTCTTATGATTTGAAATTTGACAAAAACAAAAACGAAGACGACAAAATATTCGAAGATAACGATATAAAAATTGCTGTCGAAAAAAAATCATTCCTTTATTTAGCAGGAACGATATTGGAATTTTCTGGAGGATTAAACGGAAAAGGTTTCGTTTTTAATAATCCAAATGCCAATAGAACTTGCGGTTGCGGGGAATCATTTTCTCTTTAA
- the sufB gene encoding Fe-S cluster assembly protein SufB, with protein sequence MSKYTEDDLKIELETKEYEYGFYTELESETFPIGLNEDIVRAISKKKDEPQWMTDWRIEAFRAWEEMIEPNWANVRYEKPDFQAISYYSAPKKADPNKTLDDVDPELLEMYKKLGISLDEQKRMNNVAMDIVVDSVSVATTFKTTLAEKGIIFMSISEAIKEHPELVRKYIGTVVPQKDNFYAALNSAVFSDGSFCYIPKGVRCPMELSTYFRINQAGTGQFERTLLIADEGSYVSYLEGCTAPTRDENQLHAAVVELIALDDAEIKYSTVQNWYPGNKEGKGGVFNFVTKRGFCEKNAKISWTQVETGSAITWKYPSVILKGDNSIGEFYSIAVTNNFQQADTGTKMIHLGKNTKSTIISKGISAGKSQNSYRGLVQIGARAENARNFSQCDSLLMGNHCGAHTFPYIESKNPTAKVEHEATTSKIGEDQVFYCNQRGIPTEKAIALIVNGFSKDVLNKLPMEFAVEAQKLLEISLEGSVG encoded by the coding sequence ATGTCAAAATACACCGAAGACGATTTAAAAATCGAATTAGAGACTAAGGAATACGAATACGGATTTTATACCGAATTAGAATCGGAGACGTTTCCTATTGGTCTAAATGAAGATATTGTTCGTGCCATTTCTAAAAAGAAAGATGAACCACAATGGATGACCGACTGGCGCATTGAAGCCTTTCGTGCTTGGGAGGAAATGATTGAGCCAAATTGGGCAAACGTTCGTTATGAAAAACCTGATTTTCAAGCCATTTCATATTACTCTGCTCCAAAAAAAGCAGACCCAAACAAAACGCTGGACGATGTAGATCCAGAACTTTTGGAGATGTACAAAAAGTTAGGTATCTCTTTGGATGAACAAAAAAGAATGAATAATGTGGCTATGGATATCGTAGTTGACTCAGTTTCAGTAGCAACTACATTCAAAACGACATTGGCTGAAAAAGGAATTATCTTTATGAGTATTTCCGAAGCCATCAAAGAACATCCAGAATTGGTTCGTAAATATATCGGTACAGTTGTTCCTCAAAAAGACAACTTTTATGCTGCTTTAAATTCGGCTGTTTTCTCAGACGGATCTTTCTGTTATATTCCAAAAGGCGTTCGTTGTCCAATGGAACTTTCAACCTATTTTAGGATCAATCAAGCTGGAACCGGACAATTCGAAAGAACATTGTTAATTGCTGACGAAGGCAGTTATGTTTCTTACTTAGAAGGATGTACAGCTCCAACTCGTGATGAAAATCAATTGCATGCCGCTGTAGTAGAATTGATTGCTTTAGACGATGCCGAAATTAAATATTCTACTGTTCAAAACTGGTATCCTGGAAACAAAGAAGGTAAAGGTGGAGTTTTCAATTTTGTGACCAAAAGAGGGTTCTGCGAAAAAAATGCGAAAATCTCTTGGACACAAGTAGAAACAGGATCTGCAATAACTTGGAAATATCCTTCAGTTATTTTAAAAGGAGACAACTCAATAGGAGAATTTTATTCTATTGCCGTTACCAATAATTTCCAACAAGCCGATACTGGAACCAAAATGATTCATTTAGGTAAAAACACCAAATCGACCATTATTTCTAAAGGAATTTCTGCAGGAAAATCACAAAACAGTTATAGAGGTTTGGTTCAAATTGGAGCTAGAGCAGAAAACGCCAGAAACTTTTCACAATGTGATTCATTGTTAATGGGAAATCATTGTGGAGCACATACTTTCCCTTATATCGAAAGCAAAAATCCAACTGCCAAAGTAGAACATGAAGCTACAACCAGCAAAATTGGTGAAGATCAAGTTTTCTATTGTAACCAACGTGGAATCCCGACTGAAAAAGCGATTGCACTTATCGTAAATGGTTTCAGCAAAGACGTGTTGAACAAATTACCAATGGAATTTGCCGTAGAAGCACAAAAATTGTTAGAAATTTCATTAGAAGGCTCTGTAGGATAA
- a CDS encoding serine hydrolase domain-containing protein: MKKYFKITIFPLFLFVGYFGFTSYPKLELISGFSAKSVASGHFIANRSQEIIEKNDNNFDVIGWATNEINESEKFATATVFGLKKRKAIYRTGLGATLIDDNFDITKPYEIPKRIKSNKKLPFPYGDAESKDTVFGNVDYAKLNSAVANAFDAKGYNDKKTRSVLVIYKDKIIAEKYADGFTKNSILLGWSMTKSVTGTLFGILQKQGRFNIYRPAPIAEWENDNRKNITTNDLLHMNSGLEWDEYYDRICDATKMLFQTEDMTRSQLIKPAIFKPNTHWNYSSGTTNLLSGILRKQFKTHQEYLDFWYSALIDKIGMHSMFIETDMAGNYVGSSYAWATTRDWSKLGLLYLHKGNWNGKQLFDPSWAKYVSTPTNTSHGRYGAQFWLNTSGHFPDAPRDLYYCSGFQGQIVAIIPSMDLVIVRMGLTEEFDFNELLSEIVGSVKK, translated from the coding sequence ATGAAAAAATATTTTAAAATAACCATTTTTCCTTTATTCCTGTTTGTGGGATATTTTGGTTTTACCAGTTATCCAAAGCTGGAATTGATATCTGGATTTTCGGCCAAAAGTGTTGCTTCAGGACATTTTATCGCTAATCGGTCGCAGGAGATTATCGAAAAAAATGATAATAATTTTGATGTGATAGGTTGGGCTACCAATGAAATTAATGAATCCGAAAAATTTGCAACTGCTACAGTTTTTGGTTTAAAAAAACGAAAAGCAATTTATAGAACCGGCTTGGGAGCAACATTAATCGATGATAATTTTGATATTACAAAGCCGTATGAAATTCCTAAAAGAATAAAATCAAATAAAAAACTTCCTTTTCCTTATGGAGATGCAGAATCTAAAGACACGGTTTTTGGTAACGTAGATTATGCTAAGTTGAATAGCGCTGTCGCTAATGCGTTTGATGCCAAAGGATATAATGATAAAAAAACCCGCTCTGTTTTAGTTATTTATAAAGATAAAATCATAGCTGAAAAATATGCGGATGGTTTTACGAAAAATAGTATTCTTCTGGGCTGGTCTATGACCAAGAGTGTTACTGGGACACTTTTTGGAATACTTCAAAAACAAGGTCGATTTAACATTTATAGACCAGCACCGATTGCCGAATGGGAAAATGACAATCGAAAAAATATTACGACTAATGATTTGCTCCATATGAATTCGGGATTAGAATGGGATGAGTATTATGACAGAATCTGTGATGCGACAAAAATGCTTTTCCAGACCGAAGATATGACTCGGTCACAATTAATAAAACCAGCGATTTTCAAACCCAATACACATTGGAATTATTCTTCAGGAACGACCAATTTACTGTCAGGAATTTTGAGAAAACAATTCAAAACTCATCAAGAATATTTGGATTTTTGGTATTCAGCATTGATTGATAAAATAGGAATGCATTCCATGTTTATAGAAACCGATATGGCTGGTAATTATGTAGGATCTTCCTATGCTTGGGCAACGACAAGAGATTGGTCAAAGTTAGGTTTACTGTATTTACACAAAGGGAATTGGAATGGAAAACAATTATTTGATCCTAGTTGGGCAAAATATGTTTCAACACCTACAAATACTTCTCACGGAAGATATGGAGCACAATTTTGGCTCAATACTAGTGGGCATTTCCCTGATGCTCCCAGAGATTTGTATTATTGCAGCGGTTTTCAAGGGCAAATAGTAGCCATCATTCCATCTATGGATTTGGTGATTGTGAGGATGGGTTTGACAGAAGAATTCGATTTCAATGAATTGTTGAGTGAAATTGTGGGGAGTGTGAAGAAATAA
- the sufD gene encoding Fe-S cluster assembly protein SufD produces the protein MELKEKLLSSFMAFEERIDVHSELHNVRTAAIKNFENKGFPTKKEESWKYTSLNAILKNDFSVFPKTENAIHYNDVKKYFLHEIDTYKVVFVDGVFSSHLSSTTHDGIDVCLMSSALNKPKYKMIVDTYFNQIASKDESLTSLNTAFANEGAYINIPKSKVADKPIEIMYFSTGSETALLVQPRNLVIVGENSHVQIIERHQSLNENPVLTNSVTEIFAQKRAIVDYYKIQNDNLEANLIDNTYVSQKQESHVSVHTFSFGGNLTRNNLNFYHFGERLTSTLNGITIIGESQHVDHYTLVNHAAPNCESFQDYKGIFNDRSTGVFNGKVYVEREAQKTNAFQKSNNIVLSDKATINAKPQLEIFADDVKCSHGCTVGQLDETAMFYMQQRGIPKKEAKALLMYAFSNAVIENIKIPELKQRITKIIATKLGVKIGFDL, from the coding sequence ATGGAATTAAAAGAAAAATTACTATCGTCTTTTATGGCTTTTGAAGAACGTATAGATGTTCATTCCGAACTTCACAATGTGCGTACTGCAGCCATAAAAAACTTCGAAAATAAAGGATTCCCAACCAAAAAAGAAGAAAGTTGGAAATACACTTCGCTAAACGCTATCTTAAAAAATGACTTTAGCGTTTTTCCAAAAACAGAAAATGCCATCCATTATAACGATGTAAAAAAATACTTTTTACACGAAATAGATACCTACAAAGTAGTTTTTGTAGACGGTGTTTTTAGTTCGCATTTATCTTCAACTACTCATGATGGTATAGATGTTTGTTTAATGTCATCGGCACTTAACAAACCAAAATACAAAATGATTGTGGACACTTACTTCAATCAGATTGCTAGTAAAGATGAAAGTTTGACTTCCTTGAATACGGCTTTTGCTAATGAAGGAGCTTACATCAACATACCTAAAAGTAAAGTTGCCGACAAACCTATCGAAATCATGTATTTCTCTACAGGAAGCGAAACAGCACTTTTGGTTCAACCAAGAAACTTGGTTATTGTTGGTGAAAACTCACATGTACAAATTATAGAACGTCATCAAAGTTTGAACGAAAATCCCGTTTTAACCAATTCGGTTACTGAGATTTTTGCTCAAAAAAGAGCAATTGTAGATTATTATAAAATTCAAAATGATAATCTGGAGGCCAATTTAATTGACAATACTTACGTTTCCCAAAAACAGGAAAGTCATGTTTCTGTTCACACTTTCTCTTTTGGAGGAAACTTAACTAGAAACAATTTGAATTTCTACCACTTTGGAGAAAGATTGACTAGCACATTAAACGGAATCACGATTATTGGCGAAAGCCAACACGTTGACCATTATACATTGGTAAACCACGCTGCACCAAACTGTGAAAGTTTTCAGGATTACAAAGGAATTTTCAACGACCGCTCCACAGGAGTTTTCAATGGAAAAGTATATGTAGAGAGAGAAGCTCAAAAAACCAATGCGTTCCAAAAAAGCAACAACATTGTTTTGAGTGACAAAGCAACTATTAATGCCAAACCACAATTGGAAATCTTTGCTGATGACGTAAAATGTTCACACGGTTGTACTGTTGGTCAATTGGACGAAACGGCCATGTTCTACATGCAACAACGTGGAATTCCTAAAAAAGAAGCCAAAGCATTATTGATGTACGCTTTCTCGAATGCCGTTATCGAAAACATCAAAATACCAGAATTAAAACAAAGAATCACCAAAATCATCGCTACTAAACTGGGCGTTAAAATTGGATTTGATTTGTAA
- a CDS encoding four helix bundle protein — protein MGKFNSFEEINSWQKARVFNKRIYLITENTNFKKDFDFARQIRRASISITSNIAEGFERNTDKEFIYFLYVAKASAGEVRSQLYLAFDLEYITKEEFEKLKESVTEISKLLSGFIKYLSPKL, from the coding sequence ATGGGTAAATTTAATTCTTTCGAAGAAATTAATTCTTGGCAAAAAGCAAGGGTTTTCAACAAAAGGATTTATCTAATTACTGAAAATACAAATTTTAAAAAAGACTTTGATTTCGCAAGACAAATAAGACGAGCATCTATTTCAATAACTTCTAATATTGCAGAAGGTTTTGAAAGAAATACAGATAAAGAGTTTATCTATTTTTTATATGTTGCAAAAGCTTCCGCTGGTGAAGTTCGTTCTCAATTGTATTTGGCGTTTGATTTAGAATATATTACAAAAGAAGAATTTGAAAAACTAAAAGAATCAGTAACAGAAATATCAAAGTTGTTAAGTGGTTTTATAAAATATCTGAGTCCAAAGTTATAA
- a CDS encoding four helix bundle protein, protein MENKENVIVTLTFKFALEIIKYCESLQENKKFVIANQLLKCGTSVGANIREAQNAESKADFIHKFKISAKEIEESFYWLELCKFSDNYPNVDTLIDQLTNISRIVNKIIITSKQK, encoded by the coding sequence ATGGAAAATAAAGAAAATGTAATTGTAACGTTGACTTTTAAGTTTGCTCTTGAAATTATAAAATATTGTGAGAGTTTACAGGAGAATAAAAAGTTTGTAATTGCAAATCAATTATTAAAATGCGGAACTTCAGTTGGTGCAAATATAAGAGAAGCTCAAAATGCAGAAAGTAAAGCCGATTTTATTCATAAATTTAAAATTTCTGCAAAAGAAATAGAAGAGTCTTTCTATTGGTTAGAATTATGTAAATTTTCAGATAATTATCCTAACGTAGATACTCTAATTGATCAATTAACAAATATTTCAAGAATAGTCAATAAAATAATAATTACATCAAAACAAAAATAG
- the sufC gene encoding Fe-S cluster assembly ATPase SufC, with translation MLSIKNLHASIGDKEILKGINLEVNAGEVHAIMGPNGAGKSTLSAIIAGNENYEVTDGEIFLDGEDLADLAPEERAHKGVFLSFQYPVEIPGVSVTNFMRTAINETRKANGQEEMPANEMLKVIREKSELLEIDRKFLSRSLNEGFSGGEKKRNEIFQMAMLDPKLAILDETDSGLDIDALRIVANGVNKLKSDKNAVIVITHYQRLLDYIVPDFVHVLHNGKIVKSGGAELAHELEEKGYDWIKGDN, from the coding sequence ATGTTATCAATAAAAAATTTACACGCCTCAATAGGAGACAAAGAAATATTAAAAGGAATAAACCTTGAAGTAAATGCAGGAGAAGTTCATGCTATAATGGGACCAAACGGTGCCGGAAAAAGTACACTTTCGGCTATTATTGCCGGAAACGAAAATTACGAAGTAACCGATGGAGAAATCTTTTTGGACGGTGAAGATCTTGCTGATCTTGCTCCAGAAGAAAGAGCACACAAAGGTGTTTTCCTTTCGTTCCAATATCCTGTAGAAATTCCTGGAGTTTCGGTAACCAACTTCATGAGAACAGCTATCAACGAAACACGCAAAGCAAACGGTCAAGAAGAAATGCCTGCCAACGAAATGCTAAAAGTAATTCGTGAAAAATCAGAATTATTAGAAATAGACAGAAAGTTCCTTTCTCGTTCTCTTAATGAAGGTTTCTCTGGTGGTGAGAAAAAAAGAAACGAAATTTTTCAAATGGCTATGCTCGATCCAAAACTAGCCATCCTTGACGAAACCGATTCTGGTCTTGACATCGATGCTTTACGAATTGTAGCCAATGGTGTAAATAAATTGAAAAGCGATAAAAATGCTGTAATTGTAATTACGCACTACCAAAGATTATTGGATTATATCGTTCCGGATTTTGTTCACGTTCTTCATAACGGAAAAATTGTAAAATCAGGCGGTGCAGAATTAGCTCACGAACTAGAAGAAAAAGGATACGACTGGATAAAAGGAGATAATTAA